A portion of the Cryptomeria japonica chromosome 5, Sugi_1.0, whole genome shotgun sequence genome contains these proteins:
- the LOC131034653 gene encoding zinc finger CCCH domain-containing protein 33 isoform X2 codes for MEYNVGYGRQQQQQGRSFDPSGSEQQQYGRPRVTLAVNTAAGIEDAMWQMTLQPQYEGAEADMGPYPERPGEPDCSYYMRTGLCGYGMGCRFNHPPNRKQATSAARNKGEYPERPGQPECQYYMKTGTCKFGGSCKFHHPRDKAGMAGRTTLNVLGYPLRPNEKDCAYYLRTGQCKYGATCKFHHPQPVSALVPVRGTSLFTPVHSPSTPGPQPYPGGLPTWPIARAPFIQSPRWQGPSSYASVILPQGLVSVPSWSSYPGQVGSSPDGQQQAIGAGLVYGPTPQTDPVVAGIQGTFSPYPPGSPGMGPPTLQLPSSSTHRESMFPERPGQQECQFYMKTGDCKFGMTCRYHHPKDRSVPPPNCILSPIGLPLRPGAPACGFYTRYGICKFGPTCKFDHPMGSSIPLPIDVPVGRHLLGSSSSALVSGSLSSELPVESGAGIYKERASKSDVHQQSSGAEDLGADE; via the exons ATGGAATACAATGTGGGCTATGGGAGGCAGCAGCAGCAGCAGGGGAGGAGTTTTGATCCATCTGGTTCTGAGCAGCAGCAGTATGGGCGGCCCAGAGTGACATTGGCTGTCAATACCGCCGCTGGTATTGAAG ATGCAATGTGGCAGATGACCCTGCAACCTCAATATGAGGGTGCAGAGGCAGATATGGGCCCTTACCCAGAAAGGCCTGGTGAACCAGACTGCTCATATTATATGCGGACTGGTCTTTGTGGCTATGGCATGGGCTGTCGGTTTAATCATCCTCCAAATAGGAAGCAG GCTACATCAGCTGCAAGAAATAAAGGTGAATATCCTGAAAGGCCTGGGCAACCTGAGTGTCAG TATTACATGAAGACGGGAACTTGCAAATTTGGTGGTTCATGCAAGTTTCATCATCCAAGAGACAAAGCAGGAATGGCTGGACGGACAACACTAAACGTTTTAGGCTATCCATTGCGTCCG AATGAGAAAGATTGTGCATACTATTTGAGAACGGGACAATGCAAGTATGGTGCTACTTGTAAATTTCATCATCCACAACCAGTTAGTGCATTAGTTCCAGTGCGTGGGACTTCACTTTTCACACCTGTACATTCTCCATCAACGCCTGGCCCTCAGCCTTACCCAGGAGGATTGCCAACATGGCCAATTGCAAGGGCGCCTTTTATTCAGAGCCCTCGTTGGCAAGGTCCTTCCAGTTATGCATCAGTTATTCTTCCTCAAGGACTAGTGTCAGTTCCTAGCTGGAGTTCATACCCT GGGCAGGTAGGTTCATCTCCAGATGGTCAACAGCAAGCAATAGGAGCTGGTTTAGTCTACGGTCCGACACCCCAAACAGATCCCGTGGTTGCAGGAATTCAAGGAACATTCTCTCCTTACCCACCTGGATCACCAGGCATGGGACCTCCAACATTGCAATTGCCATCAAGCAGTACTCACAGGGAAAGCATGTTCCCTGAAAGGCCTGGTCAACAAGAATGTCAATTCTACATGAAGACGGGTGACTGTAAATTTGGCATGACCTGTAGATATCATCATCCCAAGGACAGAAGTGTTCCTCCACCAAACTGTATCCTAAGTCCTATTGGCCTGCCTCTACGGCCT GGGGCACCAGCATGCGGTTTCTACACCCGTTATGGTATTTGCAAGTTTGGACCAACTTGCAAATTTGATCATCCTATGGGATCCTCGATACCACTGCCAATTGATGTTCCAGTTGGTCGTCATTTATTAGGATCGTCATCATCTGCTCTTGTTTCTGGTTCTTTATCTTCAGAGTTGCCTGTGGAATCTGGTGCAGGAATATATAAGGAACGTGCTTCTAAATCAGATGTTCATCAGCAGTCTTCTGGTGCTGAAGATTTAGGGGCAGATGAGTAG
- the LOC131034653 gene encoding zinc finger CCCH domain-containing protein 33 isoform X1 — MEYNVGYGRQQQQQGRSFDPSGSEQQQYGRPRVTLAVNTAAGIEDAMWQMTLQPQYEGAEADMGPYPERPGEPDCSYYMRTGLCGYGMGCRFNHPPNRKQATSAARNKGEYPERPGQPECQYYMKTGTCKFGGSCKFHHPRDKAGMAGRTTLNVLGYPLRPNEKDCAYYLRTGQCKYGATCKFHHPQPVSALVPVRGTSLFTPVHSPSTPGPQPYPGGLPTWPIARAPFIQSPRWQGPSSYASVILPQGLVSVPSWSSYPQGQVGSSPDGQQQAIGAGLVYGPTPQTDPVVAGIQGTFSPYPPGSPGMGPPTLQLPSSSTHRESMFPERPGQQECQFYMKTGDCKFGMTCRYHHPKDRSVPPPNCILSPIGLPLRPGAPACGFYTRYGICKFGPTCKFDHPMGSSIPLPIDVPVGRHLLGSSSSALVSGSLSSELPVESGAGIYKERASKSDVHQQSSGAEDLGADE, encoded by the exons ATGGAATACAATGTGGGCTATGGGAGGCAGCAGCAGCAGCAGGGGAGGAGTTTTGATCCATCTGGTTCTGAGCAGCAGCAGTATGGGCGGCCCAGAGTGACATTGGCTGTCAATACCGCCGCTGGTATTGAAG ATGCAATGTGGCAGATGACCCTGCAACCTCAATATGAGGGTGCAGAGGCAGATATGGGCCCTTACCCAGAAAGGCCTGGTGAACCAGACTGCTCATATTATATGCGGACTGGTCTTTGTGGCTATGGCATGGGCTGTCGGTTTAATCATCCTCCAAATAGGAAGCAG GCTACATCAGCTGCAAGAAATAAAGGTGAATATCCTGAAAGGCCTGGGCAACCTGAGTGTCAG TATTACATGAAGACGGGAACTTGCAAATTTGGTGGTTCATGCAAGTTTCATCATCCAAGAGACAAAGCAGGAATGGCTGGACGGACAACACTAAACGTTTTAGGCTATCCATTGCGTCCG AATGAGAAAGATTGTGCATACTATTTGAGAACGGGACAATGCAAGTATGGTGCTACTTGTAAATTTCATCATCCACAACCAGTTAGTGCATTAGTTCCAGTGCGTGGGACTTCACTTTTCACACCTGTACATTCTCCATCAACGCCTGGCCCTCAGCCTTACCCAGGAGGATTGCCAACATGGCCAATTGCAAGGGCGCCTTTTATTCAGAGCCCTCGTTGGCAAGGTCCTTCCAGTTATGCATCAGTTATTCTTCCTCAAGGACTAGTGTCAGTTCCTAGCTGGAGTTCATACCCT CAGGGGCAGGTAGGTTCATCTCCAGATGGTCAACAGCAAGCAATAGGAGCTGGTTTAGTCTACGGTCCGACACCCCAAACAGATCCCGTGGTTGCAGGAATTCAAGGAACATTCTCTCCTTACCCACCTGGATCACCAGGCATGGGACCTCCAACATTGCAATTGCCATCAAGCAGTACTCACAGGGAAAGCATGTTCCCTGAAAGGCCTGGTCAACAAGAATGTCAATTCTACATGAAGACGGGTGACTGTAAATTTGGCATGACCTGTAGATATCATCATCCCAAGGACAGAAGTGTTCCTCCACCAAACTGTATCCTAAGTCCTATTGGCCTGCCTCTACGGCCT GGGGCACCAGCATGCGGTTTCTACACCCGTTATGGTATTTGCAAGTTTGGACCAACTTGCAAATTTGATCATCCTATGGGATCCTCGATACCACTGCCAATTGATGTTCCAGTTGGTCGTCATTTATTAGGATCGTCATCATCTGCTCTTGTTTCTGGTTCTTTATCTTCAGAGTTGCCTGTGGAATCTGGTGCAGGAATATATAAGGAACGTGCTTCTAAATCAGATGTTCATCAGCAGTCTTCTGGTGCTGAAGATTTAGGGGCAGATGAGTAG
- the LOC131034653 gene encoding zinc finger CCCH domain-containing protein 66 isoform X4, with protein MEYNVGYGRQQQQQGRSFDPSGSEQQQYGRPRVTLAVNTAAGIEDAMWQMTLQPQYEGAEADMGPYPERPGEPDCSYYMRTGLCGYGMGCRFNHPPNRKQATSAARNKGEYPERPGQPECQYYMKTGTCKFGGSCKFHHPRDKAGMAGRTTLNVLGYPLRPNEKDCAYYLRTGQCKYGATCKFHHPQPVSALVPVRGTSLFTPVHSPSTPGPQPYPGGLPTWPIARAPFIQSPRWQGPSSYASVILPQGLVSVPSWSSYPGAPACGFYTRYGICKFGPTCKFDHPMGSSIPLPIDVPVGRHLLGSSSSALVSGSLSSELPVESGAGIYKERASKSDVHQQSSGAEDLGADE; from the exons ATGGAATACAATGTGGGCTATGGGAGGCAGCAGCAGCAGCAGGGGAGGAGTTTTGATCCATCTGGTTCTGAGCAGCAGCAGTATGGGCGGCCCAGAGTGACATTGGCTGTCAATACCGCCGCTGGTATTGAAG ATGCAATGTGGCAGATGACCCTGCAACCTCAATATGAGGGTGCAGAGGCAGATATGGGCCCTTACCCAGAAAGGCCTGGTGAACCAGACTGCTCATATTATATGCGGACTGGTCTTTGTGGCTATGGCATGGGCTGTCGGTTTAATCATCCTCCAAATAGGAAGCAG GCTACATCAGCTGCAAGAAATAAAGGTGAATATCCTGAAAGGCCTGGGCAACCTGAGTGTCAG TATTACATGAAGACGGGAACTTGCAAATTTGGTGGTTCATGCAAGTTTCATCATCCAAGAGACAAAGCAGGAATGGCTGGACGGACAACACTAAACGTTTTAGGCTATCCATTGCGTCCG AATGAGAAAGATTGTGCATACTATTTGAGAACGGGACAATGCAAGTATGGTGCTACTTGTAAATTTCATCATCCACAACCAGTTAGTGCATTAGTTCCAGTGCGTGGGACTTCACTTTTCACACCTGTACATTCTCCATCAACGCCTGGCCCTCAGCCTTACCCAGGAGGATTGCCAACATGGCCAATTGCAAGGGCGCCTTTTATTCAGAGCCCTCGTTGGCAAGGTCCTTCCAGTTATGCATCAGTTATTCTTCCTCAAGGACTAGTGTCAGTTCCTAGCTGGAGTTCATACCCT GGGGCACCAGCATGCGGTTTCTACACCCGTTATGGTATTTGCAAGTTTGGACCAACTTGCAAATTTGATCATCCTATGGGATCCTCGATACCACTGCCAATTGATGTTCCAGTTGGTCGTCATTTATTAGGATCGTCATCATCTGCTCTTGTTTCTGGTTCTTTATCTTCAGAGTTGCCTGTGGAATCTGGTGCAGGAATATATAAGGAACGTGCTTCTAAATCAGATGTTCATCAGCAGTCTTCTGGTGCTGAAGATTTAGGGGCAGATGAGTAG
- the LOC131034653 gene encoding zinc finger CCCH domain-containing protein 33 isoform X3 — protein MWQMTLQPQYEGAEADMGPYPERPGEPDCSYYMRTGLCGYGMGCRFNHPPNRKQATSAARNKGEYPERPGQPECQYYMKTGTCKFGGSCKFHHPRDKAGMAGRTTLNVLGYPLRPNEKDCAYYLRTGQCKYGATCKFHHPQPVSALVPVRGTSLFTPVHSPSTPGPQPYPGGLPTWPIARAPFIQSPRWQGPSSYASVILPQGLVSVPSWSSYPQGQVGSSPDGQQQAIGAGLVYGPTPQTDPVVAGIQGTFSPYPPGSPGMGPPTLQLPSSSTHRESMFPERPGQQECQFYMKTGDCKFGMTCRYHHPKDRSVPPPNCILSPIGLPLRPGAPACGFYTRYGICKFGPTCKFDHPMGSSIPLPIDVPVGRHLLGSSSSALVSGSLSSELPVESGAGIYKERASKSDVHQQSSGAEDLGADE, from the exons ATGTGGCAGATGACCCTGCAACCTCAATATGAGGGTGCAGAGGCAGATATGGGCCCTTACCCAGAAAGGCCTGGTGAACCAGACTGCTCATATTATATGCGGACTGGTCTTTGTGGCTATGGCATGGGCTGTCGGTTTAATCATCCTCCAAATAGGAAGCAG GCTACATCAGCTGCAAGAAATAAAGGTGAATATCCTGAAAGGCCTGGGCAACCTGAGTGTCAG TATTACATGAAGACGGGAACTTGCAAATTTGGTGGTTCATGCAAGTTTCATCATCCAAGAGACAAAGCAGGAATGGCTGGACGGACAACACTAAACGTTTTAGGCTATCCATTGCGTCCG AATGAGAAAGATTGTGCATACTATTTGAGAACGGGACAATGCAAGTATGGTGCTACTTGTAAATTTCATCATCCACAACCAGTTAGTGCATTAGTTCCAGTGCGTGGGACTTCACTTTTCACACCTGTACATTCTCCATCAACGCCTGGCCCTCAGCCTTACCCAGGAGGATTGCCAACATGGCCAATTGCAAGGGCGCCTTTTATTCAGAGCCCTCGTTGGCAAGGTCCTTCCAGTTATGCATCAGTTATTCTTCCTCAAGGACTAGTGTCAGTTCCTAGCTGGAGTTCATACCCT CAGGGGCAGGTAGGTTCATCTCCAGATGGTCAACAGCAAGCAATAGGAGCTGGTTTAGTCTACGGTCCGACACCCCAAACAGATCCCGTGGTTGCAGGAATTCAAGGAACATTCTCTCCTTACCCACCTGGATCACCAGGCATGGGACCTCCAACATTGCAATTGCCATCAAGCAGTACTCACAGGGAAAGCATGTTCCCTGAAAGGCCTGGTCAACAAGAATGTCAATTCTACATGAAGACGGGTGACTGTAAATTTGGCATGACCTGTAGATATCATCATCCCAAGGACAGAAGTGTTCCTCCACCAAACTGTATCCTAAGTCCTATTGGCCTGCCTCTACGGCCT GGGGCACCAGCATGCGGTTTCTACACCCGTTATGGTATTTGCAAGTTTGGACCAACTTGCAAATTTGATCATCCTATGGGATCCTCGATACCACTGCCAATTGATGTTCCAGTTGGTCGTCATTTATTAGGATCGTCATCATCTGCTCTTGTTTCTGGTTCTTTATCTTCAGAGTTGCCTGTGGAATCTGGTGCAGGAATATATAAGGAACGTGCTTCTAAATCAGATGTTCATCAGCAGTCTTCTGGTGCTGAAGATTTAGGGGCAGATGAGTAG